A single window of Bradyrhizobium daqingense DNA harbors:
- a CDS encoding alkaline phosphatase D family protein: MNIKFSRRRFLTSSAGALGTIAMPSLSRAADRPVVTHGVQSGDVTASGGVVWARTDRPAQMLVEVATTDTFRNARALPPIAALPESDFTAKMLVEHLPAGQDIFYRVRFRDLAHSAVEGEAVTGRFRTAPADRRDISFVWGGDVAGQGWGINPDDGGMVTFATMRKHRPDFFLHSGDTIYADGPIQSEVRLADGKTWKNLTIPEKAKVAETLDEYRAAHKYNLTDDNLRAFNAEVPIFVQWDDHEVTNNWSLSKELPAAYKERNIALLAARGARAFHEMYPMRESINEPGRVYRHIPYGPHLDVFVLDERSYRGANGPNLEAEYGPASYFLGPDQIAWLKRGLLNSRATWKVLASDMPLSLVVPDTSKDGSEAFAQGDGPVRGREFEIADILRFIKMAPISNTVWLTADVHYAAAHYYDPNKAQFQEFEPFWEFVSGPLHAGTFGPNALDNTFGPEVRFIKAPGKDSQNLPPSAGMQFFGHVKIDGASGQMTVTLRDRADVALWSTTLDPKLA; the protein is encoded by the coding sequence ATGAACATCAAATTCTCCCGCCGCCGCTTCCTCACCAGCAGTGCCGGCGCGCTCGGCACGATCGCGATGCCCTCTCTCTCGCGCGCCGCGGACCGGCCAGTTGTCACCCACGGCGTGCAATCGGGCGACGTCACCGCCAGCGGCGGCGTGGTGTGGGCGCGCACCGACCGGCCGGCGCAGATGCTGGTCGAGGTCGCGACGACTGATACGTTCAGGAATGCCCGCGCATTGCCGCCGATCGCGGCGCTGCCCGAGAGCGACTTCACCGCGAAGATGCTGGTTGAACATCTGCCCGCCGGCCAGGACATCTTTTACCGCGTTCGCTTCCGCGATCTCGCGCACAGCGCGGTCGAAGGCGAAGCGGTGACCGGCCGCTTCCGCACGGCACCGGCCGATCGCCGCGACATCAGCTTCGTCTGGGGCGGCGACGTCGCCGGCCAGGGCTGGGGCATCAACCCCGATGACGGCGGCATGGTCACCTTCGCCACGATGCGCAAGCATCGTCCGGATTTCTTCCTGCATTCCGGCGACACCATCTATGCCGACGGTCCGATCCAGTCCGAGGTGAGGCTTGCCGACGGCAAGACCTGGAAGAACCTCACCATTCCCGAGAAGGCCAAGGTCGCGGAGACGCTGGACGAGTACCGCGCCGCGCACAAATACAATCTGACCGACGACAACCTCCGCGCCTTCAATGCCGAGGTGCCGATCTTCGTGCAGTGGGACGACCACGAGGTGACCAACAATTGGTCGCTCTCCAAGGAGCTGCCGGCGGCCTACAAGGAGCGCAACATCGCGCTGCTCGCTGCGCGAGGGGCCCGCGCTTTCCACGAGATGTACCCGATGCGCGAGAGCATCAACGAGCCCGGCCGGGTCTATCGCCATATCCCCTATGGCCCGCATCTCGACGTGTTCGTGCTCGACGAGCGCAGCTACCGCGGCGCGAACGGCCCCAATCTGGAGGCGGAATACGGCCCGGCCAGTTACTTCCTCGGACCCGACCAGATCGCCTGGCTGAAGCGCGGTCTGCTCAACTCGCGCGCGACCTGGAAGGTGCTCGCCTCCGACATGCCGCTCAGCCTCGTCGTCCCGGACACGTCGAAGGACGGCTCGGAAGCATTCGCGCAAGGCGACGGCCCGGTGCGCGGCCGCGAGTTCGAGATCGCGGACATCCTGCGCTTCATCAAGATGGCGCCGATCAGCAATACCGTGTGGCTGACGGCGGACGTGCACTACGCCGCCGCGCACTACTACGATCCCAACAAGGCGCAGTTCCAGGAGTTCGAGCCGTTCTGGGAGTTCGTCTCGGGGCCACTGCACGCGGGCACCTTCGGCCCGAATGCGCTCGACAACACGTTCGGCCCGGAGGTGCGCTTCATCAAGGCACCGGGCAAGGACAGCCAGAACCTGCCACCGTCGGCCGGCATGCAGTTTTTCGGCCACGTCAAGATCGACGGCGCCTCCGGGCAGATGACGGTGACCCTGCGCGACCGCGCCGACGTCGCATTGTGGTCGACCACGCTCGACCCGAAATTGGCCTGA
- a CDS encoding TAXI family TRAP transporter solute-binding subunit — protein sequence MKLSPKRLFGRSMTGGSNLAETPSPPSPRSAARKTALVTLALVLAIVGALVGGYYFAMRPVTLKIAVGPANSDDVKVVQALTQGFAQHKSYVRLRPIQTDGATASANALAEGKVDLAIVRGDLDVPKNAQAVATLRKNVVALWSVQAKGKKKGAKITKISQLGGHRIGVVGRTQANVNLLKVILHQYGVDPAKVEIVQFPVNEVAEAIKAQKTDVYLAAGPVNSKITADAITASVKEGGTPTFLAIDSADAIAQNHPVYEAAEIPAGTYGGSPDRPEDEVKTISFAHHIVARKGVSDTTIAAFTRQLFSVRQQLVTEFPLAAKIETPDTDKDAVIPVHPGAAAFVDGEEKTFLDKYSDYIWWSLMALSAMGSVGAWFAGYLKKDERDNNNHQRERLLDMIAAARKCETTEELDQMQTEADEILRDTLRCFDHGAIEEAALTAFNIALDQFHAAVADRKAVLFSLPPNLQRAGAQFRAAGNA from the coding sequence ATGAAACTGAGCCCTAAGCGCCTGTTTGGGAGATCGATGACCGGGGGATCGAACCTGGCCGAAACGCCCTCTCCGCCTTCGCCGCGCTCCGCGGCGCGGAAGACGGCGCTCGTGACTCTCGCGCTGGTGCTTGCCATCGTCGGGGCGCTTGTCGGCGGCTACTATTTCGCGATGCGACCGGTGACGCTGAAGATCGCGGTCGGTCCCGCCAACAGCGATGACGTCAAGGTGGTGCAGGCGCTGACGCAGGGTTTCGCGCAGCACAAGAGCTATGTGCGGCTGCGCCCGATCCAGACCGATGGCGCCACCGCCAGCGCCAATGCGCTTGCGGAGGGCAAGGTCGACCTCGCGATCGTGCGCGGCGACCTCGACGTGCCCAAGAACGCACAGGCGGTCGCAACGCTGCGCAAGAACGTCGTGGCGCTGTGGTCCGTCCAGGCCAAGGGCAAGAAGAAGGGCGCGAAGATCACCAAGATCTCGCAGCTCGGCGGCCATCGCATCGGCGTCGTGGGCCGCACCCAGGCCAACGTCAATTTGCTCAAGGTGATCCTCCACCAATATGGCGTCGACCCCGCCAAGGTCGAGATCGTGCAGTTCCCGGTCAACGAGGTTGCCGAGGCGATCAAGGCGCAGAAGACCGACGTCTACCTCGCGGCCGGTCCCGTCAACAGCAAGATCACGGCGGACGCGATCACAGCGTCGGTCAAGGAGGGGGGCACACCGACCTTCCTCGCCATCGATTCCGCCGACGCGATCGCGCAGAACCATCCGGTCTATGAAGCGGCCGAGATCCCCGCAGGCACTTACGGCGGCTCGCCCGATCGACCCGAGGACGAGGTCAAAACCATCAGTTTCGCGCACCACATCGTGGCGCGCAAAGGCGTGTCCGACACCACCATCGCGGCGTTCACCCGCCAGCTCTTCTCGGTGCGGCAGCAATTGGTGACGGAATTCCCACTGGCAGCGAAGATCGAAACGCCCGACACCGACAAGGATGCGGTTATTCCCGTGCATCCCGGCGCCGCCGCCTTCGTCGATGGCGAGGAGAAGACCTTCCTCGACAAATACAGCGATTACATCTGGTGGAGCCTGATGGCGCTCTCGGCCATGGGCTCGGTCGGCGCCTGGTTCGCCGGCTATCTGAAGAAGGACGAGCGCGACAACAACAACCACCAGCGCGAACGCCTGCTCGACATGATCGCCGCGGCTCGCAAATGCGAGACCACCGAAGAGCTCGACCAGATGCAGACCGAGGCCGACGAGATCCTGCGCGACACCCTGCGCTGCTTCGATCACGGCGCGATCGAGGAAGCCGCGCTCACCGCCTTCAACATCGCGCTCGACCAATTCCATGCCGCCGTCGCCGACCGCAAAGCGGTGCTGTTCAGCCTGCCGCCGAACCTGCAACGCGCAGGCGCGCAGTTCAGGGCCGCCGGCAACGCCTGA
- a CDS encoding 4a-hydroxytetrahydrobiopterin dehydratase, which produces MAERLTAEARKQALGAIPGWGEIPGRDAIGKTFVFKDFNQAFGFMTRTALIAEKMDHHPEWRNVYKTVEVVLSTHDAGGVTALDIELAKAMNAIAG; this is translated from the coding sequence ATGGCAGAGCGGCTGACAGCGGAGGCGCGCAAGCAGGCGCTGGGCGCCATACCCGGATGGGGCGAGATTCCCGGCCGTGACGCCATCGGGAAGACCTTCGTTTTCAAGGATTTCAACCAGGCCTTCGGCTTCATGACCCGCACGGCGCTGATCGCCGAGAAGATGGATCACCATCCCGAATGGCGCAACGTCTACAAGACGGTCGAGGTCGTGCTGTCGACCCATGACGCCGGCGGCGTCACCGCGCTCGACATCGAGCTCGCCAAGGCGATGAACGCGATCGCCGGATGA
- a CDS encoding YkvA family protein, with the protein MAAEHSVGFEPADRLAEDREGVRRRFWRKLKRVAAQLPFAEDLLAAYYCAFDRQTPRHVQASLLGAIAYFVLPFDFVADVMPMLGFADDAAVLATAIRMVAGHITTEHRDAARAALKRGLDEADGEAKT; encoded by the coding sequence ATGGCTGCCGAACACAGCGTCGGTTTCGAGCCGGCCGATCGGCTCGCAGAGGACCGTGAAGGCGTTCGCCGCCGCTTCTGGCGCAAGCTGAAGCGCGTCGCTGCGCAATTGCCGTTCGCGGAAGACCTGCTCGCCGCCTATTACTGCGCCTTCGATCGCCAGACGCCGCGCCACGTTCAGGCTTCGCTGCTCGGCGCGATCGCCTATTTCGTCCTGCCGTTCGACTTCGTCGCCGACGTGATGCCGATGCTCGGCTTCGCCGATGATGCCGCCGTGCTCGCCACCGCGATCCGCATGGTCGCCGGCCACATCACGACCGAGCATCGCGATGCCGCCCGTGCCGCGCTGAAGCGCGGGCTGGATGAGGCGGACGGAGAAGCCAAAACCTAG
- a CDS encoding NADPH:quinone oxidoreductase family protein, with protein sequence MKAILCSQYCQPDDLVLADVPDPVAGPGEAVIAIKAAALNFFDILMIQGKYQIKPPFPFSPAAEVAGVIESIGAGVTDLKVGDRVVASCGHNGAREKIALPAASIVKIPDNLDYDRAAGIIIIYGTALHALEDRASPKPGETLAVLGAAGGTGLAACELGKLMRLKVIACASSDEKLEFAKAHGAELTLNYAKEDLKEGLRKLTGGKGVDIIFDPVGGAYAEQALRSIAWEGRFLVIGFAAGDIPKMPLNLALLKGCDIRGVFWGAWTRQNPEKNRANLEKLVKWTAQGKISSHVDRTFPLAQTADALKVLAGRQAMGKVILHP encoded by the coding sequence ATGAAAGCCATCCTCTGCTCGCAATATTGCCAGCCCGACGATCTCGTTCTGGCTGACGTGCCGGATCCGGTGGCGGGCCCCGGCGAAGCCGTGATCGCGATCAAGGCGGCGGCGCTGAACTTCTTCGACATCCTGATGATCCAGGGCAAGTACCAGATCAAGCCGCCGTTCCCGTTCTCGCCGGCCGCCGAGGTCGCCGGCGTGATCGAGAGCATCGGCGCGGGCGTCACCGACCTGAAGGTCGGTGATCGCGTGGTGGCGTCATGCGGCCACAACGGCGCGCGCGAGAAGATCGCGCTGCCGGCGGCATCGATCGTGAAGATTCCGGACAATCTCGATTACGACCGCGCGGCCGGCATCATCATCATCTACGGCACGGCGCTGCATGCGCTGGAGGATCGCGCCAGCCCGAAGCCGGGCGAGACGCTCGCGGTGCTGGGCGCGGCCGGAGGCACCGGCCTTGCGGCCTGCGAGCTCGGCAAGCTGATGCGGTTGAAGGTGATCGCCTGCGCCTCCTCCGACGAGAAGCTCGAATTCGCCAAGGCGCACGGCGCCGAGCTGACGCTGAACTACGCCAAGGAAGATCTGAAGGAGGGTTTGCGCAAGCTCACCGGCGGCAAGGGTGTCGACATCATTTTCGATCCGGTGGGAGGTGCTTATGCCGAGCAGGCGCTGCGTTCGATCGCCTGGGAAGGACGCTTCCTCGTGATCGGCTTTGCCGCCGGCGACATTCCGAAGATGCCGCTGAACCTCGCGCTGCTGAAGGGCTGCGACATCCGCGGCGTGTTCTGGGGCGCCTGGACGCGGCAGAATCCGGAGAAGAACCGCGCCAATCTCGAGAAGCTCGTGAAGTGGACCGCGCAAGGCAAAATCTCATCGCATGTCGATCGCACCTTCCCGCTGGCTCAGACCGCCGACGCCTTGAAGGTGCTGGCCGGACGTCAGGCGATGGGCAAGGTGATCCTGCATCCGTGA
- a CDS encoding SDR family oxidoreductase, with translation MFETGLLENKRILVTGGGSGLGAAMGRRFLALGAELVICGRKRDRLETAAAQMREETGGKVTTIACDIRDGAAVDSMMDAIWREAPLDILVNNAAATFIAQSEHLSFRAADAILAPTLHGAMYCTLAAGKRWIEGKHGGVVLSILSTSTITGRAFTVPSAMAKSAVLAMTKSLAVEWGPKGIRTVAIAPGPFPTAGASGQLRPEGRDDSWAARNPLGRVGEHGELADLASFLVSDRAGYINGEMVVIDGGAHLRSSGAEDLLGWSEAQWAEQRAARGKS, from the coding sequence ATGTTTGAAACAGGCCTGCTCGAGAACAAGCGTATCCTCGTGACCGGCGGCGGCTCGGGCCTTGGCGCTGCGATGGGACGTCGTTTCCTCGCGCTCGGCGCGGAGCTGGTCATCTGCGGCCGCAAGCGCGACCGGCTCGAGACGGCGGCCGCGCAGATGCGCGAAGAGACCGGCGGCAAGGTCACGACCATCGCCTGCGACATTCGCGACGGCGCCGCCGTCGATAGCATGATGGACGCGATCTGGCGCGAAGCGCCGCTCGATATTCTCGTCAACAATGCCGCCGCGACCTTCATCGCGCAGAGCGAGCACCTGTCGTTCCGCGCCGCGGACGCGATCCTCGCGCCGACGCTGCATGGCGCGATGTATTGCACGCTGGCCGCCGGCAAGCGCTGGATCGAGGGCAAGCATGGCGGCGTCGTGCTCTCGATCCTCTCGACCTCGACCATCACCGGCCGCGCCTTCACCGTGCCGTCGGCGATGGCGAAGTCGGCGGTGCTGGCGATGACCAAGAGCCTGGCGGTGGAATGGGGGCCGAAAGGCATCCGCACCGTCGCGATCGCGCCGGGCCCGTTCCCGACCGCCGGGGCGTCGGGCCAGCTCCGTCCCGAGGGCCGTGACGACAGCTGGGCCGCGCGCAATCCGCTGGGCCGCGTCGGCGAACACGGCGAGCTTGCCGACCTCGCCAGCTTCCTGGTCTCGGACCGCGCCGGCTACATCAATGGCGAGATGGTGGTGATCGACGGTGGCGCACATTTGCGCAGTTCCGGCGCCGAGGACCTACTCGGCTGGAGCGAGGCGCAATGGGCCGAGCAGCGCGCCGCGCGGGGCAAAAGCTAG
- a CDS encoding invasion associated locus B family protein, producing the protein MWRVLILALMTGVMAGGVTDSARAQTAQPAPKAAPKEAAPKSAAPAAAPTTAKTTAKPESKPATPPPAVAGGAEPTLIGQFGTWGAYSATPNGKKVCFALAKPSSSKTNPPNRPRDPAYAFVSTRPAEKVNNEVSVMIGYALKPGSESTAEVGGAAFAMYTQGDGLWIKNAAEEERMVEAMRKSADLVVKGVSAKGTETTDTFSLKGLAQALDRIAQDCRR; encoded by the coding sequence ATGTGGCGGGTGCTGATTTTAGCTTTGATGACTGGCGTGATGGCCGGTGGGGTCACCGACTCCGCGCGGGCGCAGACGGCGCAACCGGCGCCGAAAGCTGCACCTAAAGAGGCTGCGCCGAAATCGGCTGCCCCGGCGGCGGCCCCCACGACGGCGAAGACGACTGCAAAGCCCGAGAGCAAACCAGCGACCCCGCCTCCTGCGGTTGCGGGTGGCGCGGAGCCGACTTTGATCGGCCAATTCGGCACCTGGGGCGCCTATTCGGCGACGCCCAACGGCAAGAAGGTCTGCTTCGCCCTGGCCAAGCCCTCGTCCTCCAAGACAAACCCGCCGAACCGGCCGCGTGACCCCGCCTATGCCTTCGTGTCGACCCGGCCGGCGGAGAAGGTCAACAACGAAGTCTCGGTCATGATCGGCTACGCGCTGAAACCGGGCTCGGAATCCACGGCCGAGGTCGGCGGCGCTGCTTTCGCAATGTATACGCAGGGCGACGGCCTGTGGATCAAGAACGCGGCCGAGGAGGAGCGGATGGTCGAGGCCATGCGCAAGTCCGCCGATCTCGTGGTCAAGGGCGTCTCGGCCAAGGGCACCGAGACGACCGACACCTTCTCGCTGAAGGGCCTAGCCCAGGCGCTCGACCGGATCGCGCAGGACTGCAGGCGGTAA
- the rlmN gene encoding 23S rRNA (adenine(2503)-C(2))-methyltransferase RlmN, with amino-acid sequence MQPTAEPHNATLVEKTPLETYVPPARPSLIGLSRTELADRLGEIGVAPAQRKMRVQQLWHWLYFRGVQSFDDMTSISKGIRAELAQYFTVDRPEVVAEQISNDGTRKWLLRLPSGDNVERAHEVECVYIPETDRGTLCVSSQVGCTLNCSFCHTGTQRLVRNLTAGEIVGQVMVARDRLNDWADREDGTRRVTNIVMMGMGEPLYNFDAVRDALLIVGDNEGIGISRRRITLSTSGVVPNIVRAGEEIGVMLAISLHAVRDELRNELVPLNRKYPIKELLQACRDYPGASNARRITFEYVMLKGVNDSLDDAKLLVKMLKGIPAKINLIPFNPWPGTAYECSDWDQIEKFSEYIFNAGYSSPVRTPRGRDILAACGQLKSETEKLSARERQALRAMAMTD; translated from the coding sequence ATGCAACCGACTGCCGAGCCGCACAACGCAACATTGGTGGAGAAGACTCCACTCGAAACCTATGTGCCGCCGGCCAGGCCGTCGTTGATCGGCCTGTCGCGCACCGAGCTTGCCGACCGTCTCGGCGAGATCGGGGTGGCGCCGGCGCAGCGCAAGATGCGCGTGCAGCAGCTGTGGCACTGGCTCTATTTCCGCGGCGTCCAGAGTTTCGACGACATGACCTCGATCTCGAAGGGCATTCGGGCCGAGCTCGCGCAGTACTTCACCGTCGACCGTCCCGAGGTCGTGGCCGAGCAGATTTCCAACGACGGCACCCGCAAATGGCTGCTGCGTCTGCCGAGCGGCGACAATGTCGAGCGCGCCCATGAAGTCGAGTGCGTCTACATCCCCGAGACCGATCGCGGCACGCTCTGCGTCTCCTCGCAAGTCGGCTGCACGCTGAACTGTTCGTTCTGCCACACCGGCACGCAGCGCCTGGTGCGCAATCTCACCGCCGGCGAGATCGTGGGACAGGTGATGGTCGCGCGGGATCGCCTCAATGATTGGGCCGATCGCGAGGATGGCACGCGCCGCGTCACCAACATCGTGATGATGGGCATGGGCGAGCCGCTCTACAATTTCGACGCGGTGCGCGATGCGCTGCTGATCGTCGGCGACAACGAGGGCATCGGCATCTCCCGCCGCCGCATCACGCTCTCGACCTCGGGCGTGGTGCCCAACATCGTGCGTGCGGGCGAGGAGATCGGCGTCATGCTCGCGATCTCGCTGCATGCGGTGCGCGACGAGCTGCGCAACGAGCTGGTGCCGCTCAACCGCAAATATCCGATCAAGGAGCTGCTGCAGGCCTGCCGCGACTATCCCGGCGCCTCGAATGCGCGCCGCATCACCTTCGAATATGTGATGCTCAAGGGCGTCAACGATTCGCTCGATGACGCGAAGCTGCTGGTGAAGATGCTCAAGGGCATTCCGGCCAAGATCAATCTGATCCCGTTCAATCCCTGGCCCGGCACCGCCTATGAATGCTCGGACTGGGACCAGATCGAGAAATTCTCCGAATACATCTTCAATGCCGGCTATTCCTCGCCGGTGCGCACCCCGCGCGGCCGCGACATCCTCGCCGCCTGCGGCCAGCTCAAGTCGGAGACCGAGAAGCTCTCCGCCCGCGAGCGCCAGGCGCTGCGCGCCATGGCGATGACGGATTAG
- a CDS encoding phosphatase PAP2 family protein, which yields MNRTGLFIALTLWLLIGVVFGLYPELDLKLAALFFDPATNTFPLKLNGWASFARDAAMWIAWAFVLPSLVALVVKLIRPDRPLLVSGRAMVFLLVTIIMSAGILTNLTFKTYWGRPRPVVVTQFAGEQQFVPWWDPRGDCARNCSFFSGEGATAFWTLAPAALAPPAWRPLAYAGAVVFGALTSGLRMAFGGHFFTDVAIAGLVSFVVIWFAFALIYRWPRTRFSDEAVDAALTRLAMPGYRLRQRLFGRKPAPETSV from the coding sequence ATGAACCGCACTGGACTCTTCATCGCCCTGACGCTGTGGCTTTTGATCGGCGTCGTTTTCGGCCTTTATCCCGAGCTCGATCTCAAGCTCGCCGCGCTGTTCTTCGATCCCGCGACCAACACCTTTCCGCTCAAGCTGAACGGCTGGGCCAGTTTCGCGCGGGATGCGGCGATGTGGATCGCCTGGGCATTCGTGTTGCCGTCGCTGGTCGCGCTCGTGGTCAAGTTGATCCGCCCGGACCGGCCGCTGCTGGTGTCGGGTCGTGCCATGGTGTTCCTGCTGGTCACGATCATCATGTCGGCCGGCATCCTCACCAACCTGACCTTCAAGACCTATTGGGGACGTCCGCGTCCGGTGGTGGTGACGCAGTTTGCCGGCGAGCAGCAGTTCGTGCCCTGGTGGGACCCGCGCGGGGACTGCGCGCGCAACTGCTCGTTCTTCTCGGGCGAGGGCGCGACTGCGTTCTGGACGCTGGCGCCGGCCGCGCTGGCTCCGCCGGCATGGCGGCCGCTCGCTTATGCCGGCGCCGTGGTGTTCGGCGCCCTCACCAGCGGCCTGCGCATGGCCTTCGGCGGACATTTCTTCACTGATGTGGCGATTGCCGGCCTCGTCAGCTTCGTCGTGATCTGGTTCGCCTTTGCCCTGATCTACCGCTGGCCGCGGACGCGGTTTTCGGACGAGGCGGTCGATGCAGCCCTGACCCGTCTGGCCATGCCCGGCTACCGGCTCCGCCAGCGCCTGTTCGGCCGCAAGCCCGCCCCCGAGACCTCGGTTTGA
- the argG gene encoding argininosuccinate synthase, which translates to MTTILKSLPKGEKVGIAFSGGLDTSAALLWMKQKGARCYAYTANLGQPDEADYNEIPRKATEFGAEKARLVDCRTQLVHEGIAAIQSGAFHISTGGITYFNTTPLGRAVTGTMLVAAMKEDGVNIWGDGSTFKGNDIERFYRYGLLTNPGLKIYKPWLDQQFIDELGGRAEMSAFMTAQGFAYKMSAEKAYSTDSNLLGATHEAKDLESLDSGIKIVNPIMGVPFWRDDCNVKAEKVVVRFEEGQPVALNGQTFSDPVALFLEANAIGGRHGLGMSDQIENRIIEAKSRGIYEAPGMALLHIAYERLVTGIHNEDTIEQYRISGMRLGRLLYQGRWFDSQALMLRETAQRWVARAVTGEVTLELRRGNDYSILNTESPNLTYAPERLSMEKVEDAAFTPADRIGQLTMRNLDIADTRTKLKLYSDTGLLSGSEGSQIFQLESDKG; encoded by the coding sequence ATGACCACGATCCTGAAAAGCCTGCCCAAGGGTGAGAAAGTCGGTATCGCTTTTTCCGGCGGCCTCGACACCTCAGCGGCGCTGCTCTGGATGAAGCAGAAGGGCGCGCGCTGCTACGCCTACACCGCCAATCTCGGCCAGCCGGATGAAGCCGACTACAACGAGATCCCGCGCAAGGCGACGGAGTTCGGCGCCGAGAAGGCGCGGCTGGTCGATTGCCGCACGCAGCTCGTCCACGAGGGCATTGCCGCGATCCAATCTGGCGCCTTCCACATCTCGACCGGCGGCATCACTTATTTCAACACCACTCCGCTCGGCCGCGCCGTCACCGGCACGATGCTGGTCGCCGCAATGAAGGAAGACGGCGTCAACATCTGGGGCGACGGCTCGACCTTCAAGGGCAACGACATCGAGCGCTTCTACCGCTACGGCCTGCTCACCAATCCCGGCCTGAAGATTTACAAGCCCTGGCTCGACCAGCAGTTCATCGACGAGCTCGGCGGCCGGGCCGAGATGTCGGCGTTCATGACCGCGCAGGGCTTTGCCTACAAGATGAGCGCCGAGAAGGCGTATTCGACCGACAGCAATCTGCTCGGCGCGACGCATGAGGCCAAGGATCTCGAGAGCCTCGACAGCGGCATCAAGATCGTCAACCCGATCATGGGCGTGCCGTTCTGGCGCGACGACTGCAACGTCAAGGCCGAGAAGGTCGTGGTGCGTTTCGAGGAGGGCCAGCCGGTCGCGCTCAACGGCCAGACCTTCTCTGATCCCGTCGCGCTGTTCCTCGAGGCGAATGCGATCGGCGGCCGCCACGGCCTCGGCATGAGCGACCAGATCGAGAACCGCATCATCGAGGCCAAGAGCCGCGGCATCTATGAAGCGCCCGGCATGGCGCTGCTGCACATCGCCTATGAGCGCCTCGTCACCGGCATCCATAACGAGGACACCATCGAGCAGTACCGCATCAGCGGCATGCGCCTCGGCCGCCTGCTCTATCAGGGCCGCTGGTTCGACTCGCAGGCCCTGATGCTGCGCGAGACTGCGCAGCGCTGGGTCGCGCGTGCCGTCACCGGCGAAGTCACGCTGGAGCTGCGCCGCGGCAACGACTATTCGATCCTGAACACGGAAAGTCCCAACCTGACCTATGCGCCGGAGCGGCTCAGCATGGAGAAGGTCGAGGATGCCGCGTTCACGCCGGCCGACCGCATCGGCCAGCTCACCATGCGCAACCTCGACATCGCCGACACCCGCACCAAGCTGAAGCTCTACAGCGACACCGGCCTGCTCTCGGGCAGCGAAGGCTCGCAGATCTTTCAGCTCGAAAGCGACAAGGGTTGA
- a CDS encoding homocysteine S-methyltransferase family protein gives MARYRCDLPQHRGGIFLTDGGMETTLIFHEGLELPHFAAFVLLDSADGRAHLKRYYEAYLHIARQHGLGFVLDSPTWRANPDWAAKLGYDAAGLKAVNMRSIRFLEELRGEWEAPGSPCVINGAIGPRGDGYKAGNMDAAEAEAYHSAQIAAFAEAGADMVTAFTLNSINEAVGVVRAARRQDIPVAISFTVETDGRLVRGESLREAIETVDKVTERACEYFLINCAHPTHFESALAGGEAWVQRIHGVRANASTKSHAELDESETLDSGDPVDLGRRYLSLRRAFPGMRILGGCCGTDHRHVAAVCEACLSPEALTT, from the coding sequence ATGGCAAGATACAGATGCGACCTGCCGCAGCACCGCGGTGGGATCTTTCTGACCGATGGCGGCATGGAAACCACCCTGATCTTTCACGAAGGGCTGGAGCTGCCTCATTTCGCGGCTTTCGTGCTGCTCGACAGCGCGGATGGTCGCGCGCATCTGAAACGTTACTACGAAGCCTATCTCCACATCGCGCGGCAGCATGGACTCGGCTTCGTGCTCGACAGCCCGACCTGGCGCGCCAACCCTGATTGGGCTGCCAAGCTCGGCTACGATGCGGCCGGGCTCAAGGCCGTCAACATGCGCTCCATCCGATTTCTGGAGGAATTGCGCGGCGAATGGGAGGCACCCGGCTCACCTTGCGTGATCAACGGCGCGATCGGCCCGCGCGGCGACGGCTACAAGGCCGGCAACATGGACGCGGCGGAGGCGGAAGCCTACCACTCGGCCCAGATCGCGGCCTTCGCCGAGGCAGGCGCCGACATGGTGACCGCGTTCACGCTGAACAGCATCAACGAAGCCGTCGGCGTCGTGCGCGCGGCCAGGCGGCAGGACATTCCCGTTGCTATCTCCTTCACCGTCGAGACGGATGGTCGCCTGGTCAGGGGGGAGTCCCTGCGCGAAGCGATTGAAACTGTCGACAAAGTGACGGAGCGGGCTTGCGAATATTTCCTGATCAACTGCGCGCACCCGACCCATTTCGAGAGCGCGCTCGCGGGGGGCGAGGCGTGGGTCCAGCGCATTCATGGCGTCAGAGCCAATGCGTCGACCAAAAGCCATGCCGAGCTGGATGAGTCGGAGACGCTCGACAGTGGTGATCCCGTCGATCTCGGCCGCCGATACCTTTCGCTCAGGCGCGCCTTCCCCGGCATGCGGATTCTCGGCGGCTGTTGCGGCACCGATCACCGGCATGTTGCCGCCGTTTGCGAGGCCTGCCTGTCGCCAGAGGCGCTGACCACGTGA